In the Natronobacterium texcoconense genome, one interval contains:
- a CDS encoding DNA-methyltransferase yields MTDLDTFDGLEVYWSSSENMDEVEDGTVQSVITSPPYWDLKDYGHENQIGTADESYEHYHDRMEAVWSECYDVLRTDGTMWVVVDTVMERGDLQLLPYHIAERAEDVGFVLQDLVTWYKPTAIAGMTDRNVVNKREYVVYLSKSKHHKFREEEGQNGPEDPAIAEEHRLGNLWRHPVKRGSVGQNVLHKAPYPTSLIDRIAKISTEPGDTILDPFFGSGTTAASALELDRRCIGYELNEEFREVIGERLVSVQQRSLTEF; encoded by the coding sequence ATGACTGATCTCGATACATTCGACGGCCTCGAAGTCTACTGGAGTTCGAGTGAAAACATGGATGAGGTCGAAGATGGAACCGTCCAATCGGTCATCACCTCTCCACCGTACTGGGACCTCAAGGACTACGGGCACGAAAACCAAATTGGGACAGCCGACGAGTCATATGAGCACTATCATGACCGGATGGAGGCAGTCTGGAGCGAGTGCTATGACGTACTACGCACCGATGGGACAATGTGGGTGGTGGTGGACACCGTCATGGAGCGTGGGGATCTCCAACTCCTTCCATATCACATCGCTGAACGAGCTGAGGATGTAGGGTTTGTCCTTCAGGACTTGGTCACTTGGTACAAGCCCACCGCCATAGCTGGCATGACCGACCGCAACGTGGTAAACAAAAGGGAATATGTCGTCTACTTATCAAAGTCGAAGCACCACAAATTCCGCGAAGAAGAGGGACAAAACGGTCCCGAAGACCCTGCCATCGCGGAGGAACACCGTCTCGGTAATCTGTGGCGACACCCAGTGAAGCGAGGGAGTGTCGGCCAGAACGTGCTACATAAGGCCCCTTACCCGACATCGCTCATCGACCGTATTGCCAAGATTTCGACGGAACCGGGCGATACAATCCTTGACCCATTTTTCGGAAGTGGGACAACCGCAGCTTCTGCTCTCGAACTCGATCGCCGATGTATTGGCTACGAGCTGAACGAGGAGTTCCGGGAAGTTATCGGTGAGCGGCTCGTGTCTGTACAACAACGCTCACTAACTGAGTTCTGA
- a CDS encoding DNA methyltransferase codes for MYLVDLGRVVSDADTQGDVFNATDGIWSAIYERMNPTETLWVVAPNAYRDGCMWPVAMAVSDYAREESGLILKNTITVHRWEDRDGDMESAYDEILFFVKDKRNYQFHKDDIRVAHVYEGNEWGGKREEGNSAYHDTKVRRYNPDGKDPGNVWLDEDRTQTDNQEVDEVEPIPLHEALRRCVLVGSDEGETVCTLWADDIDDVVTGEERVIEQLDATALREEVNE; via the coding sequence ATGTATCTCGTAGACCTCGGAAGAGTAGTGTCAGATGCCGACACCCAAGGCGATGTTTTCAATGCCACGGATGGGATTTGGAGCGCTATCTATGAGCGCATGAATCCAACCGAGACGCTGTGGGTCGTAGCGCCGAACGCGTATCGAGACGGCTGTATGTGGCCTGTTGCGATGGCAGTATCCGACTACGCTAGAGAAGAATCAGGGCTCATCCTGAAGAACACGATAACCGTCCACCGTTGGGAGGACCGTGACGGGGATATGGAATCGGCATATGATGAAATTCTGTTCTTCGTGAAAGACAAGCGTAATTATCAGTTCCATAAGGATGATATTCGAGTGGCACACGTATACGAGGGCAATGAATGGGGTGGCAAACGTGAAGAAGGTAACAGTGCCTATCACGATACAAAGGTCCGCCGCTACAATCCTGACGGCAAGGATCCGGGCAACGTCTGGCTAGATGAAGATCGTACACAAACCGACAATCAAGAGGTTGACGAGGTAGAACCAATCCCCCTCCACGAGGCACTCCGCCGGTGCGTTCTCGTGGGATCAGACGAAGGCGAGACTGTCTGTACACTTTGGGCAGACGACATCGACGATGTCGTGACTGGTGAGGAACGCGTTATTGAGCAACTGGATGCTACAGCACTACGTGAAGAGGTGAACGAGTAA
- a CDS encoding winged helix-turn-helix domain-containing protein, producing MGLTLTDAKRRILSQLDEEPRHGYALAKDLGRQGPTVYEHLQELEEAGYVEGEQEGRRKIYSLTERGKLTLQAERAGE from the coding sequence ATGGGGCTAACCCTGACAGACGCGAAGCGTAGGATACTCTCTCAACTTGATGAAGAACCCCGTCACGGCTACGCACTTGCCAAAGACCTCGGCAGACAAGGCCCTACAGTATACGAACACCTACAGGAACTAGAAGAGGCTGGGTATGTAGAGGGGGAGCAAGAAGGTCGACGAAAAATATACTCGCTTACCGAGCGCGGCAAACTCACTCTACAAGCCGAACGTGCCGGTGAGTGA
- a CDS encoding amphi-Trp domain-containing protein — protein MPEEVLFETESRQDRAAIADYLRQVADNLESDASITLTAGDQSVTMDPPSQPTFEVKAEREGPTDGPGELSIEFELEWDENDDGGDGDGDLQIE, from the coding sequence ATGCCAGAAGAAGTCCTCTTCGAGACCGAGAGCCGCCAGGACCGCGCTGCCATCGCGGACTACCTCCGCCAGGTCGCCGACAACCTCGAGTCCGACGCCTCCATCACGCTCACTGCAGGCGACCAGTCGGTCACCATGGACCCGCCGTCCCAGCCCACCTTCGAGGTGAAGGCCGAACGGGAAGGACCAACGGACGGCCCAGGTGAGCTGAGCATCGAATTCGAACTCGAGTGGGACGAGAACGATGACGGCGGCGACGGTGACGGCGACCTCCAGATCGAGTAA
- a CDS encoding D-2-hydroxyacid dehydrogenase, protein MTKIVVLNGSAHGHPSSECADVLRDRLGDDYEVELAQSPAEEPTLLEDAEIAIGTDLSPELLEGAPDLELFACASAGVGHLDLEAFRDREVAVTNASGVHGPNIAEHVIGWMLMVTRRLDEGIRRQRRREWNHFQAFGELQDSRVCIVGLGAIGEAICERLEGFGVETVGVRYSPEKGGPTDEVYGFQDIQSALIDADYLVIACPLTETTEGLIGEAELETLPTDAVVVNVGRGPIVDTDALITALRGDGIHAACLDVTDPEPLPEDHPLWNLENVYITPHNSGHTPHYWERVAEILVRNVERIEESGSYEDLENRVDA, encoded by the coding sequence ATGACCAAGATCGTCGTTCTCAACGGCAGCGCCCACGGCCACCCCTCGAGCGAGTGTGCGGACGTCCTCCGGGATCGACTCGGTGACGACTACGAGGTCGAACTCGCGCAGTCGCCAGCCGAGGAACCCACGTTGCTCGAGGACGCCGAGATCGCCATCGGAACCGACCTCTCGCCGGAACTGCTCGAGGGCGCGCCGGACCTCGAGCTGTTCGCGTGTGCCTCCGCCGGCGTGGGCCATCTCGATCTCGAGGCGTTTCGCGACCGCGAGGTCGCCGTCACCAATGCCTCGGGGGTCCACGGGCCGAACATCGCCGAGCACGTGATCGGCTGGATGCTGATGGTCACCCGCCGACTCGACGAGGGGATCCGCCGCCAGCGACGCCGGGAGTGGAACCACTTCCAGGCGTTCGGCGAACTGCAGGACTCGCGGGTCTGTATCGTCGGTCTCGGAGCCATCGGCGAGGCGATCTGCGAGCGACTCGAGGGGTTCGGCGTCGAGACCGTCGGCGTCCGCTACTCGCCGGAGAAGGGCGGGCCGACCGACGAGGTCTACGGCTTCCAGGACATCCAGTCGGCGCTGATCGACGCCGACTACCTCGTGATCGCCTGCCCGCTCACCGAGACCACCGAGGGGCTGATCGGCGAGGCGGAACTCGAGACGCTGCCGACCGACGCCGTGGTGGTCAACGTCGGCCGCGGTCCGATCGTCGACACCGACGCGCTGATCACCGCCCTCCGGGGCGACGGCATCCACGCCGCCTGCCTGGACGTCACTGATCCCGAACCGCTACCCGAGGACCACCCGCTGTGGAACCTCGAGAACGTCTACATCACGCCGCACAACTCCGGACACACGCCCCACTACTGGGAGCGCGTCGCCGAGATCCTCGTCCGAAACGTAGAGCGCATCGAGGAGTCGGGAAGCTACGAGGACCTCGAGAACCGCGTCGACGCGTAG
- a CDS encoding catalase: MSDDPESPDHDEEIESDGGSQEETGVDDHEETETRADGGDDSSQAGTSHDEGVDENSKHEQLDEVRENPEGEELTSDHGVKISDTDNSLKAGERGPTIMEDFHFREKMTQFDHESIPERVVHARGTGAHGYFQPYEDPDLGDEYDDIEDLTKAKVLTNSDQKTPVFVRFSTVVGSRGSSDTVRDVRGFATKFYTEEGNWDLVGNNMPPFFIQDAMEFPDLVHAIKPEPDDGMPQASAAHDTFWDFASLKPEITHMIMWVLSGRALPRAYRMMQGFGVHTFRLVDDDGDSVFVKFHWTPKLGTHQLVWDETTKLWGKDSDFNRKGLYDVIEEGYDPEWELGVQIFDEEQAEEFDFDVLDPTKIVPETEVPVRPIGKMVLNETPDNFFAETEQVAFHPGNVVPGIDFSNDPLLQGRLFSYQDTQLNRFGSANWDEIPINRPIAERHNNQRAGFMRQEINEGKASYKPNSIGDDDPQEVPDEEGGYEHYAEKISGEKIRNRSDSFEDHFTQARLFWNSMSEPEKDNIVDAAHFELGKVDRMEIRERMVYDLFNNVDHEFAKRVAEGIGVDPPEEPGDEMPTHDREDPSLSMENRTPDTIETRKIAMLVDDGFDGEHVSEIQSALEEEGARVKIVSKLLGEKSGADGETVDADKHHVAAASVSFDAVVVPGGSESVDAMRQQGSPKHFVAEAFKHYKPIAAVGEGTELFETVDLPDTEIADEGDLESDAGVVTCRNDDLEAFVEEFVDAIAEHRHWDRDPAEVPA; the protein is encoded by the coding sequence ATGTCCGACGATCCAGAGTCACCAGACCACGACGAGGAGATCGAATCCGACGGCGGCTCCCAGGAGGAGACAGGTGTCGACGACCACGAGGAGACAGAGACTCGAGCCGACGGCGGCGACGACTCGAGCCAGGCCGGGACGAGCCACGACGAGGGCGTCGACGAGAACAGCAAACACGAACAGCTCGACGAGGTCCGCGAGAATCCCGAAGGCGAGGAGCTGACGAGCGACCACGGGGTCAAGATCAGCGACACGGACAACTCCCTGAAGGCGGGCGAGCGCGGGCCGACGATCATGGAGGACTTCCACTTCCGGGAGAAGATGACCCAGTTCGACCACGAGTCGATCCCGGAACGGGTGGTCCACGCCCGCGGCACCGGCGCGCACGGCTACTTCCAGCCCTACGAGGACCCGGACTTAGGCGACGAGTACGACGACATAGAGGACCTGACGAAAGCGAAGGTCCTCACAAACTCCGACCAGAAGACCCCGGTCTTCGTTCGGTTCTCGACGGTCGTCGGCTCGCGAGGGTCCTCGGACACCGTCCGGGACGTCCGCGGCTTCGCGACGAAGTTCTACACCGAGGAGGGCAACTGGGACCTCGTCGGGAACAATATGCCACCGTTCTTCATCCAGGACGCGATGGAGTTTCCCGACCTCGTCCACGCGATTAAACCCGAACCCGACGACGGGATGCCCCAGGCGTCGGCGGCCCACGACACCTTCTGGGACTTCGCCTCCCTCAAGCCGGAGATCACGCACATGATCATGTGGGTGCTCTCGGGTCGCGCCCTTCCACGGGCCTACCGCATGATGCAGGGCTTCGGCGTTCACACCTTCCGCCTGGTCGACGACGACGGCGACTCGGTGTTCGTCAAGTTCCACTGGACGCCGAAACTCGGCACCCACCAACTCGTCTGGGACGAGACGACGAAGCTCTGGGGCAAAGACTCGGATTTCAACCGGAAAGGCCTCTACGACGTCATCGAGGAGGGGTACGACCCCGAGTGGGAACTCGGCGTCCAGATCTTCGACGAGGAACAGGCCGAGGAGTTCGACTTCGACGTCCTCGACCCGACCAAGATCGTCCCCGAGACCGAGGTACCGGTCCGACCGATCGGCAAGATGGTCTTAAACGAGACGCCGGACAACTTCTTCGCCGAGACCGAACAGGTCGCGTTCCACCCCGGGAACGTCGTTCCCGGGATCGACTTCTCGAACGATCCACTCCTGCAGGGTCGGCTGTTCTCCTACCAGGACACCCAGCTCAACCGCTTCGGGAGCGCCAACTGGGACGAGATCCCGATCAACCGGCCGATCGCCGAGCGCCACAACAACCAGCGCGCCGGGTTCATGCGCCAGGAGATCAACGAAGGGAAGGCATCCTACAAGCCGAACTCGATCGGCGACGACGATCCACAGGAGGTCCCCGACGAAGAGGGAGGCTACGAACACTACGCCGAGAAAATCTCCGGGGAGAAGATCCGCAACCGCAGCGACAGCTTCGAGGACCACTTCACGCAGGCACGGCTGTTCTGGAACAGCATGTCCGAACCCGAGAAGGACAACATCGTCGACGCCGCCCACTTCGAACTCGGCAAGGTCGATCGCATGGAGATCCGCGAGCGGATGGTCTACGACCTCTTCAACAACGTCGACCACGAGTTCGCCAAACGCGTCGCCGAGGGCATCGGCGTCGACCCGCCCGAAGAGCCCGGCGACGAGATGCCGACCCACGACAGGGAGGATCCGTCGCTCAGCATGGAAAACCGGACGCCGGACACGATCGAGACCCGCAAGATCGCGATGCTCGTCGACGACGGCTTCGACGGCGAGCACGTCTCGGAGATTCAGTCGGCCCTCGAGGAGGAGGGCGCTCGAGTCAAGATCGTCTCGAAACTCCTCGGCGAGAAGTCGGGGGCCGACGGCGAGACGGTCGACGCGGACAAACACCACGTTGCTGCGGCTTCGGTTTCCTTCGACGCGGTCGTCGTCCCCGGCGGCAGCGAGAGCGTCGACGCGATGCGCCAGCAGGGATCGCCGAAGCACTTCGTCGCCGAGGCGTTCAAACACTACAAGCCGATCGCCGCGGTCGGCGAGGGGACGGAGTTGTTCGAGACAGTCGACCTGCCGGACACCGAAATCGCCGACGAGGGCGACCTCGAGTCGGACGCTGGCGTCGTCACCTGCCGAAACGACGACCTCGAGGCGTTCGTCGAGGAGTTCGTCGACGCGATCGCCGAACACCGCCACTGGGACCGCGATCCGGCGGAAGTGCCTGCGTAG
- a CDS encoding helix-turn-helix domain-containing protein → MTTVVELEVPADRLGLAETFDRVSEFEFRIGGLIGDVPPLVRVTGPDRRTVERALETDPSVEVVASVASQREEPDHEQWLFRLDFRETVKLFQQIISENDGAILAARGRDGTWSIQLLYHDRESASSCHQLFEQYEFGVEVTRISDPEDLEQERTPLTKTQYETIATAHELGYFDVPRRITLEELAAELDVSHQALSERLRRSHAALISAELSARLTPIGIDP, encoded by the coding sequence ATGACGACCGTCGTCGAACTCGAGGTTCCGGCTGATCGGCTCGGGCTCGCAGAAACGTTCGACCGCGTTTCGGAGTTCGAGTTCCGGATCGGCGGACTGATCGGCGACGTCCCGCCACTGGTTCGCGTAACGGGACCGGATCGACGAACCGTCGAACGAGCGCTCGAGACAGATCCGTCGGTCGAGGTGGTCGCGAGCGTCGCCAGCCAGCGAGAGGAGCCGGACCACGAACAGTGGCTGTTCCGGCTCGACTTCCGCGAGACCGTCAAGCTCTTCCAGCAGATCATCTCGGAGAACGACGGCGCGATTCTGGCTGCTCGAGGTCGGGACGGTACGTGGTCGATCCAGTTGCTGTATCACGACCGGGAGTCGGCTTCGTCCTGTCACCAGCTGTTCGAGCAGTACGAGTTCGGGGTCGAGGTTACTCGTATCAGCGACCCCGAGGATCTCGAGCAGGAGCGAACGCCGCTGACGAAAACCCAGTACGAGACGATCGCGACGGCACACGAACTGGGATACTTCGACGTCCCTCGCCGGATCACCCTGGAAGAGCTCGCGGCCGAGCTGGACGTTTCCCACCAGGCGCTGTCGGAGCGGCTGCGTCGGAGTCACGCCGCGCTCATCAGCGCCGAGCTATCCGCTCGCCTGACGCCGATCGGGATCGATCCCTGA
- a CDS encoding bacteriorhodopsin produces the protein MISETVIYVVSSGLLGILAVVFGYHTTRLPASVRRYGGAVVVGTASMSVAYLLMAGGALTVETTGREQSIARFLGYSVTWMAFAYLLGSVADAGRRYTLVLLALILWVQWATLVSWIVAGTAELLVTGTLVVALLAVISLLFVPFTRNARKTTANRVLLFSKLKYLTVLGWAGLVTVGMISEQNLALVDMFVGQIAATYIDVVLLLGLGGIVLSHVEALGESTSTSPVGTTGVEATSDAMEGAAAKRPHSHE, from the coding sequence ATGATCTCCGAGACGGTGATCTACGTCGTCTCGAGCGGCTTGCTCGGTATCCTGGCGGTCGTGTTCGGGTACCACACGACCCGGCTACCGGCGTCCGTTCGCCGCTACGGTGGGGCGGTGGTAGTCGGGACTGCGAGTATGAGCGTCGCCTATCTCCTGATGGCAGGCGGTGCCCTCACGGTCGAGACGACGGGGCGAGAGCAGTCTATCGCACGGTTCCTGGGTTACAGCGTGACCTGGATGGCGTTTGCTTACCTGCTGGGATCCGTCGCAGACGCCGGTCGGCGATATACGCTAGTGCTGCTCGCGCTCATCCTGTGGGTCCAGTGGGCGACGCTTGTGTCGTGGATCGTCGCGGGAACGGCCGAACTTCTCGTAACGGGAACGCTCGTCGTGGCACTCCTTGCGGTGATCTCGTTGCTGTTCGTGCCGTTTACCCGCAATGCACGGAAGACGACGGCAAACCGCGTCCTCCTCTTTTCGAAACTCAAGTATCTGACCGTCCTCGGGTGGGCCGGGCTAGTGACGGTCGGGATGATCTCCGAACAGAACCTGGCGCTTGTCGATATGTTCGTCGGACAGATTGCGGCGACGTACATCGACGTCGTGCTGTTGCTCGGGTTAGGGGGGATCGTCCTCAGTCACGTCGAGGCACTCGGGGAGAGTACGTCGACGTCGCCAGTCGGTACCACGGGGGTCGAGGCGACGTCGGACGCGATGGAAGGAGCAGCAGCGAAGCGACCACACAGCCACGAATGA
- a CDS encoding GNAT family N-acetyltransferase yields the protein MGTSERLEFGHADRRRIYEYVERHGAAEPDEVQERLGIDPSGFRHHVAILKRDDRLEEVDGRLRVTIDAGAEEEYVSEDLEFHIRPARQEDLSGIVGAIRQVAEEKTYIVAESVADEVDHEETLLRHNELESRMFFVATVEKEVVGWVHLYAPELDKLSHTAELTVGVIEEYRGHGIGSHLLSRGLEWAGSNGYEKVYNSVPSANEEAIEFLEAHDWETEAIREDHYKLNGHYVDEVMMAVEL from the coding sequence ATGGGCACGAGCGAACGACTCGAGTTCGGACACGCGGACCGACGACGAATCTACGAGTACGTCGAACGGCACGGAGCGGCCGAACCGGACGAGGTTCAGGAGCGACTCGGCATCGACCCGAGCGGTTTCCGTCACCACGTCGCGATCCTCAAGCGGGACGACCGCCTCGAGGAAGTCGACGGCCGACTGCGGGTAACCATCGACGCCGGCGCTGAAGAGGAGTACGTCTCGGAGGACCTCGAGTTCCACATCCGGCCGGCACGCCAGGAGGACCTCTCGGGGATCGTCGGCGCGATCCGGCAGGTCGCAGAGGAGAAGACCTACATCGTCGCCGAGAGCGTCGCCGACGAGGTCGACCACGAGGAGACCCTACTCCGGCACAACGAACTCGAATCCCGGATGTTCTTCGTCGCAACCGTCGAGAAGGAGGTGGTCGGCTGGGTCCACCTCTACGCGCCCGAACTCGACAAACTGAGTCACACGGCCGAACTTACCGTCGGCGTCATCGAGGAGTACCGCGGTCACGGGATCGGTTCCCACCTCCTCTCGCGCGGCCTCGAGTGGGCAGGATCGAACGGCTACGAAAAAGTGTACAACAGCGTCCCTTCGGCCAACGAGGAGGCGATCGAGTTCCTCGAGGCCCACGACTGGGAGACCGAGGCCATCCGGGAGGACCACTACAAGCTCAACGGTCACTACGTCGACGAGGTGATGATGGCCGTCGAACTCTGA
- a CDS encoding redox-regulated ATPase YchF — translation MLSIALAGKPNAGKSTFYTAATMAEVDVANYPFTTIDANRGVSYVRTECPCLEREERCNADNCEDGKRYVPIELLDVAGLVPGAHEGKGLGNQFLDELTNADVIVNVVDASGGTNEKGEPVDIGEHDPLEDIDFVEEEMDLWLADIVERNWESVERKSRSPDFDIDDALADMLSGFGASPTQIATVLRELDYPEDPIQWEDDHREELAGLVRERTKPIVVAANKIDVAPEENVEKLLELDKPVIPTTAEGELALRRAADNDLVDYDPGDENLEIGDEVSDAQRDALEGLAATMAEWDGTGVQGALDYAVYELLEHITAYPVEDASKWSDGSGNVLPDAHLLPEGSTPVDLAYAVHSDIGDGYLHAVNAKTSREIGEDYELEESDVIKIVSTN, via the coding sequence ATGCTTTCGATTGCGCTTGCCGGAAAACCGAACGCCGGCAAGTCCACGTTCTACACCGCGGCGACGATGGCCGAAGTCGACGTCGCGAACTACCCGTTCACGACGATCGATGCCAACCGCGGGGTCAGCTACGTCCGGACGGAATGTCCCTGCCTCGAGCGCGAGGAGCGCTGTAACGCCGACAACTGCGAGGACGGCAAACGCTACGTCCCGATCGAACTGCTCGACGTGGCAGGGCTCGTCCCGGGTGCCCACGAGGGGAAGGGCCTGGGCAATCAGTTCCTCGACGAACTCACGAACGCCGACGTGATCGTCAACGTCGTCGACGCCTCCGGCGGTACGAACGAGAAGGGCGAACCCGTCGATATCGGCGAACACGACCCGCTCGAGGACATCGACTTCGTCGAGGAGGAGATGGACCTCTGGCTGGCCGACATCGTCGAGCGCAACTGGGAGTCCGTCGAGCGCAAGTCCCGGTCGCCCGATTTCGACATCGACGACGCGCTCGCTGACATGCTCTCGGGCTTTGGCGCGTCGCCGACCCAGATCGCGACCGTCCTGCGGGAACTCGACTACCCCGAAGACCCGATCCAGTGGGAGGACGACCACCGCGAGGAACTCGCGGGTCTCGTCCGCGAGCGTACCAAACCGATCGTCGTCGCGGCGAACAAGATCGACGTCGCCCCCGAGGAGAACGTCGAGAAACTGCTCGAGCTCGACAAGCCCGTCATCCCAACTACTGCGGAGGGCGAACTCGCCCTGCGACGGGCGGCCGACAACGACCTGGTCGACTACGACCCCGGCGACGAGAACCTCGAGATCGGTGACGAGGTCAGCGACGCCCAGCGCGACGCACTCGAGGGCCTCGCGGCGACGATGGCCGAGTGGGACGGCACCGGCGTCCAGGGGGCCTTAGATTACGCCGTCTACGAACTGCTCGAGCACATCACCGCGTATCCCGTCGAGGATGCCTCGAAATGGTCCGACGGCAGCGGAAACGTCCTGCCCGACGCCCACCTGCTCCCCGAGGGATCGACGCCCGTCGACCTCGCCTACGCCGTCCACTCCGACATCGGCGACGGCTACCTCCACGCGGTCAACGCGAAAACGAGTCGGGAGATCGGGGAGGACTACGAACTCGAGGAGAGTGACGTGATCAAGATCGTGAGCACTAATTAG
- a CDS encoding GNAT family N-acetyltransferase produces the protein MDLVEATGDDLEALVDRWYSLAKSMEAYDDLNELAYGDVDDVADDGFRAHLEDDDVTDYLVVHEGETIGFVTLREGHHPSRQHSHYLRVVNFAIDDEHRNRGHGSRVLERVEKLARERGCDHLKVSCEWENEDARRFYRETGFRPKQVDYAQPLE, from the coding sequence ATGGACCTCGTCGAAGCCACCGGGGACGACCTCGAGGCGCTCGTCGATCGCTGGTATTCGCTCGCGAAATCGATGGAAGCGTACGACGACCTGAACGAACTCGCGTACGGGGACGTCGACGACGTCGCCGACGATGGCTTTCGCGCCCATCTCGAGGACGACGACGTCACCGACTATCTTGTCGTTCACGAGGGAGAGACTATCGGCTTCGTGACGCTCCGCGAGGGACACCATCCGTCCCGGCAGCACTCCCACTACCTCCGCGTCGTAAATTTCGCTATCGACGACGAACATAGAAATCGGGGTCACGGCTCGAGAGTCCTCGAGCGCGTAGAGAAACTGGCCCGCGAGCGAGGGTGCGACCACCTCAAAGTCTCCTGCGAGTGGGAGAACGAGGACGCGCGCCGGTTCTACCGCGAGACGGGTTTTCGACCGAAGCAGGTCGACTACGCGCAACCATTGGAGTGA
- a CDS encoding methyltransferase family protein produces the protein MTSTRVYLKTALFTVLVPGTLAVAIPQLLAKWRPHPRLPIGSDVARPLGTASLLSGIALYLHTTVQFGEGNGTPSPTDEPDELVTSGVYSYTRNPMYVGVLLVIVGQALRQRSLSPLWWALGCWIGFHNRVIRFEEPHLAEKHGEEYEQYCEDVPRWLPFGRGAE, from the coding sequence ATGACTTCGACGCGCGTCTACCTGAAAACGGCGCTGTTCACGGTTCTCGTTCCGGGAACGCTCGCGGTGGCGATCCCGCAGTTGCTTGCGAAGTGGCGGCCGCACCCACGGCTTCCGATCGGGTCCGACGTCGCGCGACCGCTCGGGACGGCGTCGTTGCTCTCGGGAATCGCCCTGTACCTGCACACGACCGTCCAGTTCGGAGAGGGAAACGGAACGCCCTCGCCGACCGACGAACCCGACGAACTCGTCACGAGTGGAGTCTACAGCTACACGCGCAATCCGATGTACGTCGGCGTGCTCCTGGTGATCGTCGGCCAGGCCCTCCGCCAGCGATCGCTGTCGCCGCTCTGGTGGGCTCTCGGCTGCTGGATCGGCTTTCACAACCGCGTGATCCGCTTCGAGGAACCGCACCTCGCCGAAAAACACGGCGAAGAGTACGAGCAGTACTGTGAAGACGTCCCGCGCTGGCTTCCCTTCGGTCGGGGAGCCGAGTGA
- a CDS encoding UbiA family prenyltransferase, translated as MALSRRGRGVRATAGAFWSQVHPVFMLPPLAASLFGAILARDVVPTVAAVHVLAMFAAVYTAHVKDGYVDFHVRGEDDDHPLTERGCRLGLAASTTAFVGCCLALYVLVDAVAVALTVPAWLIAYHHAPQLDTNPVTATTGYPLGIALSILGGFYVQAETLTAVAVGFALVFLVLLSGIKVIDDAQDYDYDRSIEKRTVAVVVGPARAHDIAYGLMVTALLVVVAFAVARVFPPSAVLAALAFAAVAGVARRAEPTIATMLLIRGSYVFLAVLVAAVWFEPLVRLV; from the coding sequence ATGGCTCTCTCGCGACGTGGGAGGGGCGTCCGGGCTACTGCGGGTGCGTTCTGGTCGCAGGTCCACCCCGTCTTCATGCTGCCGCCGCTCGCCGCGTCCCTGTTCGGTGCGATTCTCGCTCGAGACGTCGTCCCGACGGTTGCGGCCGTTCACGTCCTCGCGATGTTCGCGGCGGTCTACACGGCCCACGTCAAGGACGGCTACGTCGACTTCCACGTTCGCGGCGAAGACGACGACCACCCGCTGACCGAACGGGGATGTCGACTCGGCCTCGCGGCGTCGACGACCGCTTTCGTGGGCTGTTGTCTCGCGCTCTACGTGCTCGTCGACGCGGTCGCAGTCGCGCTCACGGTCCCGGCCTGGCTCATCGCCTACCACCACGCGCCACAGCTCGATACCAACCCTGTAACGGCGACGACGGGCTACCCGCTCGGGATCGCACTCTCGATTCTCGGCGGCTTCTACGTCCAGGCCGAGACGCTCACGGCCGTCGCCGTCGGGTTCGCGCTGGTCTTTCTGGTCTTACTATCGGGTATCAAGGTGATCGACGACGCGCAGGACTACGACTACGATAGATCGATCGAGAAACGGACCGTCGCCGTGGTCGTCGGGCCCGCTCGAGCCCACGACATCGCATACGGGCTGATGGTGACGGCACTGCTGGTGGTGGTCGCGTTCGCCGTCGCTCGAGTGTTCCCGCCGAGTGCCGTCCTCGCGGCGCTCGCGTTCGCTGCAGTCGCCGGCGTCGCACGCAGGGCGGAGCCGACCATCGCGACGATGCTGCTAATCAGGGGGTCGTACGTCTTCCTCGCGGTACTGGTCGCGGCGGTGTGGTTCGAGCCGCTGGTTCGGCTCGTGTGA